The following are encoded together in the Thermococcus sibiricus MM 739 genome:
- a CDS encoding transcription initiation factor IIB yields the protein MTKHRVCPVCGSDKFVYDPERGEIICANCGFVIQENIIDMGPEWRAFDASQREKRSRTGAPESILLHDKGLSTDIGYDRNVKGLMREKIYRLRKWQSRLRVSDAAERNLAFALSELDRLGARLNLPKHVEEEAARLYRDAVKKGLIRGRSIESVIAACVYAACRLLKIPRTLDEIADMAKVDKKEIGRSFRFIARNLNLTPKKLFVKPTDYVNKFADELGLSERTRRRAIELLDQVYNMGLTSGKSPAGLVAAALYIAGLLEGEKRTQREVAEAARVTEVTVRNRYKEMVEKLGLKLPI from the coding sequence GTGACTAAGCATAGGGTTTGCCCAGTTTGCGGCTCCGATAAGTTTGTTTACGACCCGGAAAGGGGTGAAATAATCTGTGCAAACTGTGGATTTGTAATTCAAGAGAATATAATTGACATGGGCCCTGAATGGAGAGCTTTTGATGCTTCTCAAAGAGAAAAACGCTCCAGAACTGGTGCACCAGAAAGCATTTTGCTTCATGATAAAGGTCTTTCAACAGATATAGGCTATGACAGGAATGTTAAGGGGTTAATGAGAGAAAAAATATACCGTCTTAGGAAATGGCAGAGCAGACTTAGGGTTAGTGACGCCGCGGAGAGAAATCTTGCGTTTGCCTTAAGCGAGCTTGATAGACTTGGTGCGAGATTAAATCTCCCAAAACACGTTGAAGAAGAAGCAGCCCGTTTATATAGAGATGCCGTTAAAAAAGGCCTTATAAGGGGAAGGTCAATTGAGAGCGTTATCGCAGCTTGCGTTTACGCTGCTTGCAGGTTGCTAAAAATCCCCAGAACTCTAGACGAAATCGCTGACATGGCTAAAGTTGATAAAAAAGAGATTGGAAGGAGCTTTAGATTTATCGCGAGAAATCTCAATCTTACTCCAAAGAAACTTTTTGTCAAACCAACAGATTATGTGAACAAGTTTGCTGATGAGCTTGGTCTTAGTGAAAGAACTAGAAGAAGGGCAATTGAGCTTTTAGACCAAGTTTATAACATGGGTCTTACAAGTGGAAAGAGTCCTGCGGGGTTAGTTGCGGCTGCATTATATATTGCAGGACTTTTAGAGGGAGAAAAAAGGACTCAAAGAGAAGTTGCAGAGGCAGCAAGGGTAACTGAGGTAACAGTGAGAAATAGGTATAAGGAAATGGTTGAAAAGCTTGGATTAAAGCTTCCTATTTAG
- the fen gene encoding flap endonuclease-1 — protein MGVPIGELLPKKELELENLNGRKVAIDAFNAIYQFLSTIRQKDGTPLMDSKGRITSHLSGLFYRTINLMEAGIKPAYVFDGKPPEFKKKELEKRAETREEALEKWEIALARGELEEAKKYAQRASKINEILIEDAKKLLELMGIPWVQAPSEGEAQAAYMASKGDVWASASQDYDSLLFGTPKLVRNLTITGKRKLPGKDVYIEVKPELILLEDVLKELKLTREKLIELAILVGTDYNPGGIKGLGPKKALEIVKYSKDPLSKYQKTSEVDLYAIKEFFLNPPTTNDYKLEWKLPDEESIIKFLCDEHDFSEERVKNGLERLKKVTKTGKQFTLDTWFKK, from the coding sequence ATGGGAGTCCCTATTGGTGAACTCTTACCCAAAAAAGAGCTTGAGCTAGAAAACCTGAATGGAAGAAAGGTTGCAATAGATGCTTTTAACGCTATTTACCAGTTCCTCTCAACAATAAGACAGAAAGATGGCACTCCTCTAATGGACTCCAAAGGCAGGATAACCTCACATCTCTCAGGACTTTTTTATAGAACCATAAACCTAATGGAGGCCGGAATAAAGCCCGCGTATGTGTTTGATGGAAAACCTCCAGAGTTCAAGAAAAAAGAGCTTGAAAAAAGAGCTGAGACGAGAGAAGAAGCACTAGAAAAATGGGAAATCGCCCTTGCCAGAGGGGAATTAGAAGAGGCCAAAAAATACGCCCAACGGGCCTCAAAGATAAATGAAATTCTAATTGAAGACGCCAAAAAACTTCTAGAACTTATGGGAATTCCCTGGGTGCAGGCCCCGAGTGAAGGGGAGGCCCAAGCCGCCTATATGGCCTCAAAAGGAGATGTTTGGGCCTCAGCAAGCCAAGATTACGATTCTTTGCTCTTTGGAACACCAAAACTTGTGAGAAACCTTACCATCACAGGAAAGAGAAAATTGCCCGGAAAAGATGTTTACATTGAAGTCAAGCCTGAGCTAATACTCCTTGAAGATGTGTTGAAAGAACTGAAACTAACAAGAGAAAAACTCATTGAATTAGCGATACTTGTTGGCACTGACTACAACCCAGGGGGGATAAAAGGACTTGGACCAAAAAAGGCCCTTGAAATAGTGAAATACTCCAAAGACCCCCTATCAAAATACCAAAAAACTAGCGAGGTTGACCTCTATGCAATAAAAGAATTCTTTCTGAACCCACCTACAACAAATGATTACAAATTGGAATGGAAGTTACCCGACGAAGAGAGCATTATAAAATTCCTTTGTGATGAACACGACTTTAGCGAAGAAAGAGTAAAGAATGGCCTAGAAAGGCTCAAAAAGGTAACAAAAACTGGAAAACAATTCACGTTAGATACATGGTTCAAAAAATGA
- the acs gene encoding acetate--CoA ligase alpha subunit yields MSIEALFKPRSVAVVGASGKPGKIGYAIMKNLIEYGYEGKIYAVNVKGGEIEVSGRKFKVYESILDVPDEVDMAVVVVPAKFVSQVVEECGKKGVKVLPIISSGFGELGEEGKKVEEQLVETAHKYGMRILGPNIFGIVYTPAKLNATFGPTDVLPGKLALVSQSGALGIALMGWTILEKVGLSAVVSIGNKSDLDDADMLEYFENDENTGAILIYMEGVKDGRKFMETAKRVSMKKPIIIIKAGRSERGAKAAASHTGSLAGADSIYTAAFKQSGVLRALTIGEAFDWARTLSNLPEPEGENVVIITNGGGIGVMATDAAEEEDLKLYDNLEELKVFANHMPPFGSYKNPVDLTGMADAKAYEGAVRDALANPNMDAVAVLYCQTAVLDPRDLAKIVIEEYEASGRKKPLVVAIVGGIEAKEAIDLLNERGIPAYPEPERAIKSLSALYRWHNWKMKHKKE; encoded by the coding sequence ATGAGCATAGAAGCACTTTTCAAACCTAGGAGTGTAGCTGTTGTAGGTGCTTCCGGAAAACCTGGAAAGATAGGATATGCAATTATGAAGAATCTCATTGAGTACGGCTATGAGGGCAAAATATACGCTGTTAATGTCAAAGGTGGAGAAATAGAGGTTAGTGGAAGGAAGTTCAAGGTTTACGAGAGTATTCTTGATGTCCCCGATGAAGTGGACATGGCTGTTGTAGTTGTTCCTGCTAAGTTTGTCTCACAAGTTGTGGAAGAGTGTGGAAAGAAAGGAGTCAAAGTTCTTCCAATTATCAGTTCAGGGTTTGGAGAGCTTGGAGAAGAAGGCAAAAAAGTTGAAGAGCAGTTAGTTGAGACAGCTCACAAGTATGGAATGAGGATTCTTGGACCTAATATCTTTGGTATTGTTTATACTCCAGCAAAGCTCAATGCCACATTTGGTCCAACTGATGTTCTGCCAGGAAAGCTCGCTTTAGTATCCCAGAGTGGTGCCCTTGGAATAGCTCTTATGGGATGGACAATTCTCGAAAAAGTCGGCCTCTCAGCTGTAGTTAGCATTGGAAACAAGAGCGATTTAGATGATGCTGATATGCTTGAGTACTTTGAGAACGATGAGAACACAGGTGCTATCTTAATTTACATGGAAGGTGTTAAAGACGGAAGAAAGTTCATGGAGACAGCAAAAAGGGTTTCAATGAAGAAGCCTATCATCATCATAAAGGCAGGCAGGAGTGAGAGAGGTGCAAAGGCAGCTGCATCCCACACTGGTTCACTTGCGGGCGCTGACAGTATTTATACAGCTGCATTCAAGCAAAGTGGTGTTTTAAGAGCCTTAACCATTGGTGAAGCTTTCGATTGGGCGAGAACTCTGAGCAATCTTCCAGAACCAGAAGGAGAAAACGTTGTCATAATCACAAATGGCGGTGGAATAGGCGTCATGGCTACAGATGCTGCAGAGGAAGAGGATCTAAAACTCTATGACAATTTGGAGGAACTTAAGGTCTTTGCAAACCACATGCCGCCTTTTGGTTCGTATAAGAATCCAGTTGATTTGACAGGTATGGCAGATGCTAAAGCCTATGAAGGGGCAGTTAGGGACGCACTTGCAAATCCAAACATGGATGCAGTAGCAGTTCTCTACTGTCAAACAGCTGTTCTTGATCCAAGAGACCTTGCAAAAATAGTTATTGAAGAATATGAAGCAAGTGGAAGGAAGAAACCACTCGTGGTTGCCATAGTTGGTGGAATTGAGGCTAAAGAAGCTATTGATCTGCTTAATGAAAGGGGCATTCCAGCATATCCAGAACCAGAAAGAGCAATTAAATCTCTATCAGCTCTCTACAGATGGCACAACTGGAAAATGAAACATAAGAAAGAGTGA
- the rgy gene encoding reverse gyrase produces the protein MKAIYKGMCPNCEDKISDERLYKKHPCEICLEDEITSDTYFDLISGIREGLRVRNRIKQWEGVYSLEKKLIEAETLFKNATGFTFWSAQKTWVKRLVKGKSFSIIAPTGMGKSVFGAFMSIYYAKYGKKSYIILPTTPLVTQTIKRVKTFAENTGIDVNLAYYHGNMKKKEKEEMIQKIQTGDFDILITSGQYLARNFDLIKDKKFDFIFVDDVDAFLKASKNIDRSLILLGFNEEMIQKAWEIIKLKKLMAKYLNGNRKDKNEQLKELNKQINIIEKEIREFKDKNKIGVLIIASATGSARGDRIKLYRELLDFEVGSGRSALRNVVDSYLFPENSIEEHVKELLKVLGPGGLIFVPIDQGIAYAERLTNYLQDLGFKVELISARNKKGLQRFENGEVDYLVGVATYYGSIVRGLDIPHLIRYAIFTGIPKFRFSIDLEQPTIYRVLGLMSEVMDFLENEDRKNAEKLHAQIRRLIRNIPQFEILKIEEALAEGLPLEGFSNHVLKVFKEAVQFLRMILKKEDVLKRIEEDPFISLKKEENKWYIEIPDVRTYIQATGRTSRLFAGGITKGLSVIIVDNEKVFNGLKRQMRWRFAEFEMRPFHELELEKLLQEIDADREKVKFLLEGKIAEKTKDLVKSALMIVESPNKARTIANFFGHPSKRRIGDLVAYEVSIGELMLTILASGGHMFDLITNDNYHGVLIKEKEGKLYFIPIYDTLKRCRECGHQFVDWESKGVCPRCGSNDVRDVLENVKAMREIAQEVDEILIGTDPDTEGEKIAWDIRNVLSPYTPTIKRIEFHEVTRPAILKALKEARDINEGRVNAQIVRRIEDRWIGFELSQKLWEVFENPYLSAGRVQTPVLSWIIQRYKEFVESEINFVQLTLENDLSVVLEDVKDGVEEVVVEDVHLEEKEINPLPPYTTDTMLQDASRFLKFSTDYTMRLAQDLFEVGLLTYIRTDSTHVSNVGIEVAKEYITDEIGEEYFVPRKWGEEGTHECIRPTRPIDTGRLMQLLRDGVITLARGLTRDHFRLYDMVFKRFMTSQMKATKVLYEKATIDARIAKAEVEGYVEILYEGWTKLRNLPLKKLPKLEKGQKIKVKETKKWKAPKVPLFSQGDIIALMKEHKIGRPSTYAKIVKTLLDRHYVIETKGRKKLVPTELGTKVYHYLITKYKDLVSEERTKQLEELMGLIEEDKIDYQEVLTELYKEIKKYTA, from the coding sequence ATGAAGGCAATATATAAGGGCATGTGCCCAAATTGTGAAGATAAAATAAGCGATGAACGATTATACAAAAAACATCCATGTGAGATATGTCTGGAGGATGAAATCACCTCCGATACCTATTTTGATCTCATTAGTGGGATACGTGAGGGCCTAAGGGTTAGAAACAGAATAAAACAATGGGAAGGAGTGTATTCTCTTGAAAAGAAGCTTATTGAAGCGGAGACACTTTTCAAAAATGCCACCGGGTTCACATTTTGGAGTGCCCAAAAGACATGGGTAAAACGTCTTGTGAAAGGGAAGAGTTTTTCGATTATAGCTCCTACTGGTATGGGCAAGAGCGTTTTTGGAGCTTTTATGTCAATTTATTATGCCAAATATGGTAAAAAATCGTATATAATTTTACCCACGACTCCTCTGGTCACCCAAACAATAAAAAGAGTTAAAACCTTTGCTGAAAACACTGGAATAGATGTAAATCTTGCATACTATCATGGGAACATGAAGAAAAAAGAAAAGGAAGAAATGATACAAAAGATTCAAACAGGAGATTTTGACATCCTCATAACATCTGGCCAGTATTTGGCTAGAAATTTTGACCTCATAAAGGATAAAAAATTTGATTTTATCTTTGTAGACGATGTTGATGCTTTCTTAAAAGCTTCAAAAAACATAGACCGCTCCCTTATTTTACTGGGCTTTAATGAAGAAATGATCCAAAAAGCATGGGAAATCATTAAACTAAAAAAACTGATGGCAAAGTACTTGAATGGGAATAGAAAAGACAAGAACGAGCAACTAAAAGAACTGAACAAACAAATAAATATAATTGAAAAGGAGATTAGAGAATTCAAAGACAAAAACAAAATTGGTGTTCTAATCATTGCCTCTGCAACAGGGAGTGCTAGAGGGGATAGAATAAAACTTTATCGTGAGCTCCTTGACTTTGAAGTTGGAAGTGGAAGATCTGCATTAAGAAACGTCGTAGATAGTTACTTATTTCCTGAAAATTCAATTGAAGAGCATGTTAAAGAACTTTTAAAAGTTTTAGGGCCAGGGGGCCTTATTTTCGTTCCAATCGATCAGGGGATAGCATATGCAGAAAGATTGACAAACTATCTCCAAGATCTAGGATTCAAGGTAGAATTGATATCCGCAAGGAACAAAAAGGGCCTCCAGAGGTTTGAGAATGGGGAAGTGGATTATCTGGTAGGTGTTGCCACATACTATGGATCTATTGTTAGAGGCCTAGACATCCCACATTTGATAAGATATGCTATTTTCACAGGAATTCCTAAATTCCGTTTTAGCATAGATCTAGAACAACCAACGATTTACAGAGTTTTGGGCCTTATGAGTGAAGTCATGGACTTTTTAGAAAATGAAGATAGAAAAAATGCAGAAAAGCTCCATGCCCAAATAAGGAGACTTATACGCAACATTCCCCAGTTTGAGATTTTGAAAATAGAGGAAGCACTTGCAGAGGGATTACCACTAGAAGGCTTCTCAAACCATGTACTTAAAGTGTTCAAAGAGGCTGTTCAATTTTTAAGAATGATACTAAAGAAAGAAGATGTTCTCAAGAGAATTGAAGAGGACCCCTTTATAAGTCTGAAAAAAGAAGAAAACAAATGGTATATAGAAATACCAGATGTTAGAACATACATACAGGCCACCGGAAGGACTTCAAGATTATTTGCTGGTGGTATAACCAAAGGACTAAGCGTAATAATTGTGGATAATGAAAAAGTGTTCAATGGTTTGAAGAGACAGATGCGGTGGCGGTTTGCTGAATTTGAAATGAGACCTTTCCATGAACTGGAATTGGAAAAACTACTTCAAGAAATTGATGCAGATAGAGAAAAGGTTAAATTCCTCCTGGAAGGAAAAATAGCAGAAAAAACAAAAGACCTGGTCAAATCTGCCCTTATGATAGTTGAATCACCAAACAAAGCAAGAACAATTGCAAACTTCTTTGGACACCCGAGTAAGAGACGCATTGGGGACTTGGTTGCTTATGAAGTGAGCATTGGTGAGTTGATGTTAACGATCCTCGCAAGCGGGGGCCATATGTTTGATCTCATAACTAACGATAATTATCACGGCGTTTTAATAAAGGAAAAAGAGGGAAAACTATATTTTATTCCAATATATGACACTTTAAAGCGCTGTAGAGAATGTGGACACCAGTTTGTGGATTGGGAGAGTAAAGGAGTGTGTCCAAGATGTGGTTCCAACGATGTGAGAGACGTCCTTGAAAACGTGAAAGCCATGAGAGAAATTGCTCAAGAAGTTGATGAGATACTAATTGGAACCGACCCTGATACAGAGGGAGAAAAAATAGCGTGGGACATAAGGAACGTTCTATCTCCATACACTCCGACAATAAAGAGAATTGAATTCCATGAAGTTACAAGGCCTGCTATTCTAAAGGCCCTAAAAGAAGCGAGAGATATAAATGAAGGAAGAGTAAACGCTCAAATTGTGAGAAGAATCGAAGATAGATGGATAGGTTTTGAATTAAGCCAAAAACTTTGGGAAGTTTTTGAGAACCCTTATCTCTCGGCAGGAAGAGTCCAAACACCTGTACTCAGCTGGATCATCCAAAGGTACAAAGAATTCGTAGAAAGTGAAATTAATTTTGTCCAATTAACCCTTGAGAACGATCTAAGTGTGGTATTGGAAGATGTAAAAGATGGAGTTGAAGAGGTTGTTGTAGAAGATGTGCACCTCGAAGAAAAAGAAATCAACCCCCTGCCCCCATACACCACAGACACAATGCTCCAAGACGCCTCGAGATTCTTAAAGTTTTCAACCGACTATACGATGAGGCTTGCCCAAGATCTTTTCGAAGTCGGGTTGTTGACCTACATAAGAACAGATTCAACCCATGTAAGCAACGTTGGTATAGAGGTGGCTAAAGAATACATAACCGATGAAATAGGTGAAGAATACTTCGTCCCACGGAAATGGGGTGAAGAGGGGACCCACGAGTGTATAAGGCCCACAAGGCCCATAGATACCGGAAGATTAATGCAACTCCTAAGAGATGGTGTCATCACCCTTGCAAGAGGTCTAACAAGGGACCACTTTAGACTTTATGATATGGTGTTCAAACGATTTATGACCTCTCAAATGAAAGCCACAAAAGTACTTTATGAAAAAGCAACAATCGATGCAAGAATCGCAAAAGCAGAAGTAGAGGGTTATGTGGAGATTCTCTATGAAGGATGGACAAAACTCAGAAATCTGCCCTTGAAAAAACTTCCAAAACTCGAAAAGGGACAAAAAATCAAAGTCAAAGAAACTAAAAAATGGAAGGCTCCAAAAGTACCACTCTTCAGCCAAGGAGATATCATAGCACTGATGAAAGAGCACAAGATTGGAAGACCCTCAACGTATGCAAAGATAGTTAAAACTCTTCTCGATAGACACTATGTAATAGAAACCAAGGGAAGGAAGAAACTCGTGCCTACCGAACTCGGTACCAAGGTCTATCACTATCTTATAACCAAGTACAAAGACCTTGTAAGTGAAGAAAGAACAAAACAGCTCGAAGAGCTTATGGGTCTCATAGAAGAAGACAAGATAGACTATCAAGAGGTTCTTACTGAGTTATACAAGGAAATTAAAAAATATACAGCTTGA
- a CDS encoding SWIM zinc finger family protein — protein MEKKILQKGRSYYKKGKVLWVLKHKEKLFSKVLGTYPYYVEIDLAKNSNKCTCPQGKDCKHVAAALSAFEEGFYVESTNPLSEFSPESFIDKYFFEENPELGLETLLKELHYQMNNDESGSEVAKLIRKVLKLFPLSPSKEIGFQLRDIFEEFQRVFSDYNLTEDLEKEIEEATKDCSL, from the coding sequence ATGGAGAAGAAAATCCTACAGAAAGGAAGGAGCTACTACAAGAAAGGTAAAGTCTTGTGGGTTCTAAAACATAAAGAAAAGCTCTTTTCCAAGGTTTTGGGGACTTATCCCTACTACGTAGAGATAGATTTGGCCAAAAATTCTAATAAATGCACATGTCCTCAAGGAAAAGACTGCAAACATGTCGCTGCCGCTTTGAGCGCATTTGAAGAGGGATTTTATGTAGAAAGTACAAACCCCCTTTCCGAATTTTCACCTGAATCTTTTATCGACAAATATTTCTTCGAAGAAAATCCCGAACTCGGTTTGGAAACACTACTAAAAGAGCTTCATTATCAGATGAACAACGATGAAAGTGGAAGTGAAGTTGCAAAACTTATCAGGAAAGTCCTAAAACTTTTCCCACTCTCCCCCTCAAAAGAAATTGGCTTCCAGCTCAGAGATATTTTTGAGGAGTTTCAAAGAGTATTTTCGGATTACAATCTAACAGAAGACCTTGAAAAAGAGATTGAAGAGGCTACAAAAGATTGCTCTCTTTGA
- the infB gene encoding translation initiation factor IF-2 has product MKKIRQPIIAVLGHVDHGKTSLLDRIRNTHVAEKEAGGITQHIGATEVPIDVVKQLAGPLLSLWKGEIKLPGLLFIDTPGHEAFTSLRARGGSLADLAILIIDVNEGFQPQTLESIEILRKYKTPFVVAANKIDRIKGWKVVENEPFLVNIKKQDQRAQQDLETKLWELIGKFYELGFQVNRFDRVKDFRKELAIIPISAKYGIGVPELLVLISGLAQKYLEEKLKIEVEGPARGTILEVREEIGFGTTIDVIIYDGTLRKDDTIVVGGKDKAIVTKIRALLKPKPLDEIRDPRYKFDHVNEVSASAGIKIAAPDLEEALAGSPVIAVRDEEELKRARREILEQIKSVIISTDKVGVIVKADTIGSLEALSKELHEKNIPIRKADVGNISKTDVMEALSVKEEEPFYGVVIGFNVKVNEDAEEVAKAKNIPLFVNNIIYKLIEDYEAWIKAEEEKKKKEILANTKFPGVIKLFPDERYVFRRSHPAIVGIEVLEGRIKPGYPLIKQNGDKVGVIKSIKSKEDFLQEAKKGDQVAVAIEGAIVGRHIHPGEILYVDISKDDAIRLVKELRDMLDDTDIEALKNTAKVKAQKDPFWGAL; this is encoded by the coding sequence ATGAAAAAGATTAGACAGCCAATTATAGCTGTTTTAGGTCACGTTGATCACGGTAAAACGAGTTTACTTGACCGTATACGTAATACTCACGTAGCGGAGAAAGAAGCGGGTGGGATTACCCAGCACATAGGAGCTACTGAAGTCCCTATCGATGTTGTTAAACAACTGGCTGGTCCTCTTTTAAGCCTTTGGAAAGGTGAGATCAAGCTTCCAGGACTGCTTTTTATTGATACTCCTGGTCACGAGGCCTTCACAAGTTTAAGAGCAAGAGGAGGAAGTCTGGCAGATTTAGCAATTCTTATTATAGATGTGAATGAAGGTTTCCAACCACAAACTTTGGAAAGTATAGAGATTTTGAGAAAGTACAAAACTCCCTTTGTTGTAGCTGCAAATAAGATCGATCGTATAAAGGGATGGAAAGTAGTAGAAAATGAACCTTTCTTAGTCAATATCAAAAAACAAGATCAAAGGGCCCAACAGGACCTTGAGACAAAACTTTGGGAGTTAATAGGTAAGTTTTATGAACTTGGTTTCCAGGTTAATAGGTTTGATCGTGTTAAGGATTTCAGGAAGGAACTTGCGATAATACCAATTTCAGCAAAGTATGGCATTGGGGTTCCAGAATTATTAGTCCTCATTTCGGGGTTGGCTCAAAAATATCTGGAGGAAAAGCTCAAAATAGAGGTTGAGGGGCCTGCAAGAGGGACCATACTTGAAGTTAGAGAGGAAATTGGCTTTGGAACAACAATAGATGTGATAATCTACGATGGAACTCTAAGGAAAGATGACACTATAGTAGTTGGTGGAAAAGATAAGGCCATCGTTACGAAGATAAGGGCCCTTCTTAAGCCTAAACCTTTAGATGAGATAAGAGATCCAAGATACAAGTTTGACCATGTGAATGAGGTTTCAGCATCAGCGGGTATTAAAATAGCAGCACCGGATCTGGAAGAGGCCCTTGCAGGTTCTCCTGTGATTGCAGTGAGAGATGAAGAAGAGTTGAAAAGGGCCAGAAGAGAGATTCTTGAACAGATAAAGAGTGTTATCATAAGCACGGATAAAGTGGGTGTTATAGTAAAGGCAGATACAATTGGGAGCTTAGAAGCCCTAAGCAAGGAGCTTCATGAAAAGAATATCCCCATTAGAAAAGCAGATGTAGGGAATATCAGCAAAACTGATGTTATGGAGGCCCTTAGTGTAAAAGAAGAGGAACCATTCTATGGCGTGGTTATTGGATTCAATGTAAAGGTTAATGAAGATGCGGAAGAAGTTGCAAAAGCGAAAAATATTCCGCTTTTTGTGAACAACATTATTTACAAACTAATTGAGGATTACGAGGCATGGATAAAAGCAGAGGAAGAGAAGAAAAAGAAAGAGATTCTAGCAAATACTAAGTTCCCTGGTGTTATTAAACTCTTCCCCGATGAGCGGTATGTTTTTAGAAGGAGCCATCCAGCTATAGTAGGAATAGAGGTGCTTGAAGGAAGAATAAAACCAGGATATCCTTTAATAAAGCAGAATGGAGATAAAGTAGGGGTAATAAAATCAATTAAGTCCAAAGAAGATTTTCTCCAAGAGGCTAAGAAAGGAGATCAAGTGGCTGTGGCAATAGAGGGAGCTATTGTGGGAAGACACATACATCCAGGGGAAATCCTTTATGTGGATATAAGCAAAGATGATGCAATAAGGTTAGTGAAGGAACTTAGAGACATGCTTGATGACACCGATATAGAAGCTTTGAAAAACACGGCAAAAGTAAAGGCCCAAAAAGATCCATTCTGGGGTGCCCTTTAA
- a CDS encoding DUF7411 family protein — protein sequence MEVYHLYSGGKDSSLAAYILKRLGYEVKLVTVNFGVLDSWKYARETAQSLGFEHEVRFLDRKILEKATEMCIKDNHPNNAIQFIHEMALEEIARCEDVERISDGTRRDDRVPLLDQRKTRSLEDRFNVQYIRPLLGLGYKTIRELTDRLFIIELKESEKLEKSDYEMEIRYLLREKGIDPLTIFPKRHLQSRVLGWKKEKAHL from the coding sequence ATGGAGGTTTATCATCTTTACAGCGGCGGAAAAGACTCTTCACTGGCAGCATATATTTTGAAAAGACTAGGTTATGAAGTTAAACTGGTCACTGTTAATTTTGGAGTGCTTGACAGCTGGAAATATGCTAGAGAAACTGCACAAAGCCTTGGGTTTGAACATGAGGTGCGTTTCTTAGACAGGAAAATCCTTGAAAAAGCTACTGAAATGTGTATCAAGGATAATCATCCAAACAATGCTATCCAGTTTATTCATGAAATGGCATTAGAGGAGATCGCCAGATGTGAAGATGTAGAAAGAATAAGTGATGGAACTAGAAGAGATGACAGAGTCCCATTACTGGATCAAAGGAAAACAAGAAGTCTTGAGGATAGATTTAACGTTCAGTACATACGGCCTCTTTTGGGCCTTGGATATAAGACAATAAGAGAACTTACAGATAGACTTTTCATAATTGAACTCAAAGAGAGTGAAAAGCTCGAAAAATCTGACTATGAAATGGAAATCAGATATCTCTTAAGAGAAAAAGGTATAGATCCACTTACAATTTTCCCGAAGAGACATTTACAGTCAAGAGTACTGGGATGGAAAAAAGAAAAAGCTCACTTATGA